Proteins encoded within one genomic window of Arachis ipaensis cultivar K30076 chromosome B08, Araip1.1, whole genome shotgun sequence:
- the LOC107614204 gene encoding uncharacterized protein LOC107614204 yields the protein MDAKTLGSEDYSHQKEEKHADLIKSLKSSMDNLNKELEKMKKENSTPSEDGYSIELTFPNLQRELVQLHEANQEWENIFPVFKEISVIGNALERVLALEIELAEALQAKKKSSMQFQSRIVVILKLIQQSQRLVPD from the exons ATGGATGCGAAAACTCTTGGAAGTGAAGACTACTCACatcaaaaagaagaaaagcaCGCGGATTTAATTAAAAGTTTGAAATCTAGCATGGACAACTTGAATAAGGAG TTGGAAAAGATGAAAAAAGAGAATTCAACTCCTTCAGAAGATGGTTATAGCATTGAACTTACTTTTCCCAATCTGCAAAGAGAATTGGTACAGCTACATGAA GCTAATCAAGAATGGGAAAATATATTCCCTGTGTTCAAGGAAATATCTGTCATTGGCAATGCATTAGAAAGGGTTCTTGCTTTGGAGATTGAGCTTGCTGAAGCATTGCAGGCCAAGAAAAAATCAAGCATGCAATTTCAGAG CAGGATTGTTGTTATTTTGAAGCTCATCCAACAGAGTCAACGTCTGGTGCCTGATTAA